A stretch of the Leptospiraceae bacterium genome encodes the following:
- a CDS encoding PAS domain S-box protein, giving the protein MVVESIPHSVLLVDANGFIQFANFQTENYFGYKIEELIGQKIEIIVPKENAFDHGNLRLEYMLEPVARSMKAYPIVYGMRKDGSKIPLEVGLNPIKINGDTFILTSILDITERIKMEETQKQSAFRLELATRAGGVGVWEYDIVNNRIVWDEQMYVLYGTTKEKFGGVYEAWQSGLHLTMRNECRHEMQMAISGEKNLLQNFGLFGEIIAFIIFVVLQMVLRD; this is encoded by the coding sequence TTGGTTGTAGAATCAATACCCCATTCAGTTTTATTAGTCGATGCCAACGGATTCATACAATTTGCAAATTTTCAAACCGAAAACTATTTTGGGTATAAAATCGAAGAATTGATTGGACAGAAAATTGAAATCATTGTTCCGAAAGAAAATGCTTTTGACCACGGAAATTTAAGGTTAGAGTATATGTTGGAGCCGGTTGCTAGAAGTATGAAAGCATATCCTATCGTATACGGTATGCGAAAAGATGGCTCAAAAATCCCATTGGAAGTCGGCTTGAATCCAATCAAAATAAATGGGGATACATTTATACTAACCAGTATTTTAGATATTACAGAAAGAATAAAAATGGAAGAGACGCAGAAACAATCTGCTTTCCGTTTAGAATTAGCCACCCGTGCCGGTGGTGTTGGTGTATGGGAATATGACATTGTAAACAATCGAATTGTATGGGACGAACAAATGTATGTTCTATATGGAACAACAAAAGAAAAATTTGGTGGCGTATATGAAGCATGGCAGTCAGGTCTTCATCTGACGATGCGGAACGAATGCCGACATGAAATGCAAATGGCTATCAGCGGCGAAAAGAATTTATTACAGAATTTCGGGTTGTTTGGTGAGATAATAGCATTCATTATATTCGTGGTCTTGCAAATGGTTCTGCGCGATTAA
- a CDS encoding PAS domain S-box protein — translation MKKIRVLLIEDNEDDALLTINHLKENDFEPFYKIVFTHEDLKALLTNEIWDCIISDYAMPNFTGLDALDEFLKHNLDIPFILLSGTMGETLAVKAMKMGASDYIMKNHLALLGSALDRELREAETLRQNKQKDIQIRADEKLLRKKNIEIELQNEELRQINDDMLLSMHQIKESETKFRAITNMSLDGICLVDLDGNFLFVNPMFCIITGFTSIELLNMTTYNLNSPSLLKLFLTNDETIAGKYLETVILRKDGINVITEVIGNIISIDNQPLVIGKIRDITERKRIEKALFESERFSRATLDALSSSIAVLNEQGEIIFENKAWRAIGADNSLIPSEKQKRYNYLNICDLVPLESEDYEYAKATAGGIRAVIRDEMQIFQLEYPCDSTTEKRWFHLQVTRFDGEGPVYVTVSHEDISGEKKPKFPYSKAKNVFENFRFKSGWV, via the coding sequence ATGAAAAAAATCCGTGTTTTATTAATCGAGGATAACGAAGATGATGCGCTTCTTACAATCAATCATTTAAAAGAAAATGATTTCGAGCCTTTTTATAAGATAGTATTTACTCACGAAGACTTAAAGGCGTTGTTAACGAATGAAATATGGGATTGCATTATTTCTGATTACGCTATGCCTAATTTCACCGGTCTTGATGCTTTAGATGAGTTTCTAAAACACAATTTAGACATACCATTTATATTATTGTCAGGCACTATGGGTGAAACGTTAGCCGTCAAAGCAATGAAAATGGGTGCCAGCGATTATATCATGAAAAATCATCTTGCTTTACTCGGTTCAGCTCTAGACCGTGAATTACGAGAAGCAGAAACTCTTAGACAGAACAAACAGAAAGATATACAGATTCGTGCCGACGAAAAACTATTACGAAAAAAAAATATAGAGATAGAATTACAAAATGAAGAACTCCGACAAATAAATGATGATATGCTTTTATCAATGCATCAAATAAAGGAAAGTGAAACAAAATTTCGGGCAATTACAAATATGTCCCTTGATGGTATTTGCTTAGTTGATTTAGACGGCAATTTTCTCTTTGTTAATCCAATGTTTTGCATCATTACAGGCTTTACGTCTATAGAGCTGTTAAACATGACAACCTATAATTTGAATTCACCTTCCTTGCTAAAACTTTTTTTAACCAACGATGAAACAATCGCCGGTAAGTATTTAGAAACCGTAATTCTTCGCAAAGACGGAATCAACGTGATTACCGAAGTTATTGGTAACATTATTTCAATAGACAATCAGCCATTGGTAATAGGTAAAATTCGCGACATCACCGAACGTAAACGGATAGAAAAAGCCTTATTCGAATCAGAGCGCTTTAGTCGTGCAACACTCGATGCATTATCATCTAGTATTGCTGTTCTAAATGAGCAGGGCGAAATTATTTTTGAAAACAAAGCATGGCGGGCTATTGGAGCGGATAATTCGCTTATACCGTCAGAGAAACAGAAGCGATACAATTATTTAAACATCTGTGATTTAGTTCCTTTGGAATCAGAAGATTATGAGTATGCAAAAGCAACTGCAGGGGGAATTCGCGCAGTCATTCGTGATGAAATGCAAATATTCCAATTAGAATACCCTTGTGATTCAACTACCGAAAAGCGATGGTTTCATTTGCAAGTTACACGCTTCGATGGGGAAGGACCTGTCTATGTAACTGTTTCGCACGAAGATATTTCGGGAGAGAAAAAGCCGAAATTTCCTTACTCCAAAGCGAAAAACGTTTTTGAAAATTTTCGATTCAAGTCCGGTTGGGTTTAA
- a CDS encoding response regulator, with product MKNKTKFILLIEDNPDDELLTIQALKDSNISNEVVVARDGEEALDFLFGTGKYLGRDLTLMPQITLLDIKLPKMDGLEVLQQIRANKITKLLPIVMLTSSKEEQDLIHSYELGANSYIRKPVDFDQFTKAIQNLGLYWLILNELPN from the coding sequence ATGAAAAATAAAACTAAATTTATCTTACTAATAGAAGACAATCCGGATGATGAATTGCTAACAATTCAGGCATTAAAGGACAGTAACATTTCCAATGAAGTTGTTGTAGCTAGAGATGGGGAAGAGGCACTTGATTTTTTGTTTGGAACCGGCAAATATCTAGGCAGAGATTTAACTCTCATGCCACAAATTACTCTACTCGATATTAAACTTCCCAAAATGGATGGCTTGGAAGTATTGCAACAGATACGTGCAAATAAAATTACAAAACTACTTCCTATAGTCATGCTCACTTCTTCAAAAGAAGAGCAGGATTTAATTCATAGTTATGAATTAGGGGCTAATAGCTACATTCGTAAGCCGGTTGACTTTGACCAATTTACAAAAGCAATTCAAAATCTGGGATTGTATTGGCTGATATTAAATGAGCTTCCAAATTAA
- a CDS encoding PAS domain S-box protein has product MNYQDKSTEELIEELERYKLENEKRIADLVIADKELVYQNQEKENRADELLLSNSTNRQQTIIIEERKENERLLQGKNEEYLRLIEELKYAKLKNAESESKHKFLFDNSPLGKIYQNAKGEINDANRSAERILGLTLDQMQGRTSIDPRWKSIHEDGSDFPGDTHPAAITLQTGKPVNNVTMGVFNPLINNYTWININSIPRFKDGNSKPFEVIATFEDITERKQAEAEIKTLNETLEQRVKERTNQLEAVNKELESFSYSVSHDLRAPLRGIDGFSRILQKDFTEMLNEQGLDYLARIRKASQTMGQLIDDMLKLSRVTKAEMKIEKVNLSEIVTSITNEFKELSLARKAEFVIQSNIEVSGDKNLLRIALQNLISNAWKYSSKNDSTKIEFGKTIQEDSTVYFIRDNGVGFNMKYVNKLFGAFQRLHSVSEFEGTGIGLATVNRIIVKHGGRIWAEAEINKGASFYFKL; this is encoded by the coding sequence ATGAATTATCAAGATAAAAGCACGGAAGAACTGATTGAAGAGTTAGAAAGATATAAGCTAGAAAATGAAAAACGCATCGCTGATTTAGTCATCGCAGACAAAGAACTAGTTTATCAAAACCAAGAAAAGGAAAATCGTGCAGACGAATTGCTTTTATCAAACTCAACAAATAGACAGCAAACTATAATAATTGAAGAACGAAAAGAAAACGAAAGACTATTGCAAGGAAAAAATGAAGAATATCTACGGCTAATCGAAGAATTAAAGTATGCTAAGTTAAAAAATGCAGAGAGCGAAAGTAAACACAAATTTTTATTTGATAATTCACCACTAGGTAAGATTTACCAAAACGCAAAGGGTGAAATTAATGATGCCAACCGATCTGCAGAAAGAATTCTTGGTTTGACTCTCGATCAAATGCAGGGGCGAACATCCATTGACCCACGTTGGAAATCAATACATGAAGATGGTTCTGATTTTCCGGGAGACACACATCCCGCTGCCATTACGTTGCAAACAGGAAAACCCGTAAACAATGTTACAATGGGTGTTTTTAATCCACTAATAAATAATTATACTTGGATTAATATTAATTCAATACCGCGATTTAAAGATGGTAACTCTAAACCCTTTGAAGTGATTGCAACCTTTGAAGACATTACCGAGCGCAAACAGGCAGAAGCAGAAATAAAAACGTTAAACGAAACCCTTGAGCAAAGAGTGAAAGAACGCACCAATCAATTGGAAGCGGTGAACAAAGAACTCGAATCATTTTCCTATTCTGTTTCCCATGACTTACGCGCTCCACTTCGTGGCATTGATGGCTTTAGTAGAATATTGCAAAAAGATTTCACTGAGATGCTAAACGAACAAGGTCTGGATTATTTAGCCCGTATCCGCAAAGCATCCCAAACAATGGGGCAGCTAATTGACGATATGCTCAAACTATCGCGCGTTACCAAAGCTGAAATGAAAATTGAAAAGGTTAATTTATCAGAAATTGTAACATCTATCACAAACGAGTTCAAAGAATTAAGCCTAGCTCGCAAAGCGGAATTTGTAATACAAAGTAATATCGAAGTTTCGGGAGATAAAAATCTTTTACGCATTGCACTGCAAAATCTAATCAGTAACGCATGGAAATACTCATCCAAAAATGATTCAACCAAAATTGAATTTGGAAAAACAATTCAAGAAGATAGCACCGTTTATTTTATTCGGGACAATGGTGTTGGTTTCAATATGAAATATGTGAATAAACTCTTTGGTGCATTTCAGAGATTGCATAGTGTTTCAGAATTTGAAGGAACTGGAATTGGTTTAGCAACTGTAAATAGAATCATTGTTAAACACGGTGGAAGAATTTGGGCAGAGGCAGAAATAAATAAAGGAGCAAGTTTTTACTTTAAGCTATAA
- a CDS encoding SDR family NAD(P)-dependent oxidoreductase encodes MKINGKRIVITGAASGIGKETLLLLKAYSGVKILATDLNIQDIEQSEVVSSYQCDVSNPDNLKKLIQKAEDVLGGIDIFYANAGFAYYEKIQDPSWDRIENIYNTNVFSPAYTVAYLNEKLKNPFLFIVTASAMSHLPLPGYALYAATKSAVHSFMESFRYELKPANKIMVIYPIATRTKFFTTAGKEVPVPFPSQSAQAVAKSIVRGINWNSKRVYPSFLFRLIQYLDRFLIFPLKVYQILEGIKLKRIIK; translated from the coding sequence ATGAAGATAAATGGAAAAAGAATCGTTATCACTGGAGCCGCTTCAGGAATAGGAAAAGAAACATTATTATTACTCAAAGCCTATTCAGGTGTTAAAATACTGGCTACAGATTTGAATATCCAAGATATAGAACAAAGTGAAGTCGTTAGTTCTTACCAATGCGATGTATCCAATCCAGATAATTTAAAAAAGTTGATTCAAAAAGCGGAAGATGTGCTAGGTGGAATTGATATATTTTATGCCAATGCTGGCTTTGCCTACTATGAAAAAATCCAGGATCCTAGTTGGGATAGAATTGAGAATATCTACAATACAAATGTTTTTTCACCCGCATACACAGTTGCCTATCTAAATGAAAAATTAAAAAATCCATTTCTATTTATTGTTACAGCATCTGCAATGAGCCATCTTCCTTTGCCCGGCTACGCTCTATATGCCGCTACAAAATCGGCAGTTCATTCGTTTATGGAATCATTTCGTTATGAACTTAAACCAGCTAACAAGATTATGGTAATTTATCCAATTGCCACTCGAACAAAATTTTTTACAACTGCGGGTAAAGAAGTGCCTGTTCCCTTTCCTTCTCAGTCTGCACAAGCTGTTGCTAAGTCGATAGTGCGTGGAATCAATTGGAATTCTAAAAGAGTCTACCCATCCTTTCTTTTTCGTTTGATTCAATATTTAGATAGATTTCTTATTTTCCCATTGAAGGTATACCAAATCTTAGAAGGAATTAAGCTAAAGAGAATAATTAAGTGA
- a CDS encoding DUF2283 domain-containing protein has product MESNKQYVICVDDTDYPVSLTKYKIYEAIPYRKAEENGMLRVIDNSEEDYLHAAKRFIPIESFDYDKEADVMYVSFEKPQNAVRTLPKENGSLWRYNEEGILVGITFMNYEKKCIEKKALELGLIDNKNV; this is encoded by the coding sequence ATGGAATCAAATAAACAATATGTAATCTGTGTGGATGATACTGATTATCCTGTATCCCTAACAAAATATAAAATCTATGAAGCAATTCCATACAGAAAAGCAGAGGAGAATGGAATGCTCCGTGTCATTGACAATTCAGAAGAAGACTATCTTCATGCAGCAAAGAGATTTATTCCTATAGAATCGTTCGATTATGACAAAGAAGCGGATGTAATGTATGTAAGCTTTGAAAAACCACAAAATGCTGTTAGAACTTTGCCTAAAGAGAATGGTAGTCTTTGGCGATACAATGAAGAAGGAATTTTGGTTGGAATTACTTTTATGAATTATGAAAAGAAATGTATCGAAAAAAAAGCATTAGAATTAGGTTTGATTGATAACAAAAATGTTTGA